The sequence below is a genomic window from Takifugu flavidus isolate HTHZ2018 chromosome 11, ASM371156v2, whole genome shotgun sequence.
CACATTCTGACACCACAACATATACGGTACTGGAACATCCTGCACTGACTCAGATATTTGCTTCAGGATAGACATCATATCCTCCAAACAGACCTGAAATCCATTGACAACACAATGGCTAGTAGTTTCCATTGGATTAAAAGGGAAATGAACTAATCACCTAACGAATGAGCACACTGTCGTTTTGCTTAAACCATGTTGCTCAGCTGCAGACAGAGCACCTTTCAGGTTGTGTTCTTTGCCTTTGACTGTGGTCAACTAATTTGTGGCACAGACATGTTGGTGAAATCCCAGCAGAAAGATGCCAACTACACTGGGCcattttatttcctgctttACTTTAAAAAGTCAATAGGTTGCATGGAAATAGTTCAACAGCTCCAATCATTCTGTTCAAGCTAGTACACAAATGTCTATTTAGTGACACTTATTTATAATCCAGGTTATGGGGCATTCAAACCCATTGCTGAAAACATGTCTGATGGTATATTCCAAGCTGGCTCTGCTCCAACTTCATTCTGTTCCAGATTCTACAGATACAGACATTGTAAAACTGTCATAAGCATTCTGAAGGGCAGTTAGCACAGAGTTATGACAGAACCTTGGACTCTGGGCTGTAGAATCAAATAAAATTAAAGCTAAAAGCTTACCCCAGATAaaatgttcaattttaagtCTGTGCTAGTATTTGAGGATAATTTGCTCCTTGGATGGCTGTCATTACACCAAAGCCTCTGCAAGTTCAGGTTGGACTGCATTGAGGAGCCTGGTCTTGACATCTGAACAGCGCCACTCCCCGGATGGCCTACATGAAACATTTTATTCCGTTTAGATCATCATGTCTAAAGCCAAAACTTTGCCCTGCAGCAAAGATAATCATGGTACTGACTAACAAATATGGTTCTTGACATTTCACCATAACTTATTGAGACTGCATTACAACAAGCCACAACACTGAATGCCAGCACAATTACATAGCATATATTAAATGCCTAGCAATGATTGACCCacaaactatttttttttcatatccTTTCTACATTATATACTATAATACAGTATGTATTTGGCTACACAAGAAGCTTTGGGGACTTTGGGACTTGTGCTTTTACTTATAGGTGTTAGTTTACTTGTATGGCAAAATAAGGGAACTATGTCATAGATGCGTTGCACTGGATGAATATAAGACTATTCCAAATTAAGAAGCAGTGTAGATATTTTTCATGAATCTATGAAGAGAACTAGATACAGGAAACACACCAATTTTGAagtaaaaaatttaaaaaaaatcaataatacAACTCTGGATTTTGTGACTCAGATTTTGAGACTTTAGAACATATGTGTTTTAGTTTTGAGAAGCATTTTAAGACTGGATTTTGAATAGGACATTCAGCCGCCCAAGCTGGACTACCGGTACAAATATATGGAGTTAtaatacaaaacaaaaaacaggaaacTATGTGTAGCGCCTTAATTATAGTTGCCAAAATATTTATCCACATGCAAAGATTTATGAAGTGTCACCACCTGTGTTTAGTCTATATGAACGAGATAAGAAACTTTTATAAACCActaaaatgtgttaaatgtgttaACGCCTTGAGTGTTTATGACAATCTGGCTACCTTTTAGTTATTTTATTGACTACTTGATATATATGCTAAGTATTGTTGTTCTATGCATATGTGATGAAACACAGTCTAGAAACATAGCATTTATTATTTGAGTCTTAAGTGTAGAATAATAAAGTTTGAACGAAAAAAGAATCCGTAACTGCCGTAAAATGGCTCGCTAGGCTGCGAATGCGGAAGTGgctttgcacatgcgcagtaaATAAGTACTAACcgcaatttttttttcataatcaagttttttttcctaccgattaataaatataaaaaaagtcTCAGGTCATTAATGATTTATTATGAATTGGTCATTAGAGTCATGCGTAGCTTCTCGCGTGCTGCCGCAAAGGAAGATGGGATATATCGGATGTAGGGCGTCATTTGCCCACTCACAATGCATCGTAGGAGAAATTGGGCGCAATAAATAGGGTATAGCGTCCTAACACCTCTGCAAAATTGCGTACACACTATTCTTGCACTATTTAGGATATAGgagtggtttcggacacagctgTAGTGACACGTTACTTTCACAGGTTAGTAACTTTAATAGAAATGAATGAAGGCTCCGCTCCGGTTCTCTGATAGATCCATGATATTTTCCGGCTAGCTAGAGCGATCTGTTTACCAACGAAGAAGAATACGTCACAGCAAGACGCGCCCACCTGGTCTCCCCGCGCAGTTTTAGCAAAGACTGTATGGTAAATAAGATGAGTTACCAGACTACAATACATTTGAGTGGACCGTTATTGTTGGTTTTTAATTGAGTTTTCAGACATTACAAAGTCTGTCTTATTTATGCACCCAGTTGATTTATTTGGTCTGTAACGTCATTCACTCTAATCGATTGCGACTGTTCTGTGACGAGCGAGACCTCTTTCTTCTTGCATATCACTGCTCCTATGTGGGCTCTTGTTCCGGCCTGGATAGGGATACGCTACTTTATAATAAAGCCCTACctgatatatttatttatgttataaCTCGTTGTTTAACTTCTCTTACATGAAGTGTGCAGCGCTGCGAACATGGCAGGCGTTATCCGGAGGCTCGACGAGACTGTTGTCAACCGAATCGCCGCTGGTGAAGTTATCCAACGTCCTGCTAATGCCGTCAAAGAACTGATAGAGAACTGGTAACTAACTAACTGGCTATGTGGTAAAATTAATACTGCTACCAAAATATACGTGTGGGAAAGGCTACAAGCCACATTTTTTTACACCGTGATAAGCCGCTTTTTAACATCTGTTTCCTAGTAGATGTGATGCAACAGACTTGTTGGGATACAGCTGTTAATGCTATTCAGACACCCCTGATGTGTTGTGAATCATTGCAGTCTGGATGCCAAGTCCACCAACATCCAGGTGACAGTGAAAGATGGCGGACTGAAGGTTCTACAGATTCAGGATAACGGCACTGGCATTAGGGTGGGTGACAAGTGACGGCGCTATGCTGCATAATTTCTTTATAATTAAATGAAGGTCTGCAGTAAATGCTGCAGCTTTCTAtgatctgactgttttcttttggaAGCAGAGGGAAGATATGGAAATAATCTGTGAAAGGTTCACCACCAGCAAACTGCAGACCTTTGAGGACCTCTCAGCTATTGCAACCTATGGATTTAGAGGAGAGGTGAGTTTCTCTTTCAAAAATCAGCAACCTAAAGTTTTGCTCCTTGACTCATCCCATCCCTGTTTGCAGGCCCTTGCTAGTATAAGTCATGTTGCGCATGTGACCATTACAACAAAAACAGCTGATGCCAAATGTGCCTACAGGTACACTGTCATCTGAACTAGCTTCTCATGATTTCTTTTGGAAGGGTTCTTGTGATGTAATGATGATGTTATGATGATGCAGGGCCAGCTACACCGATGGAAAACTGAAAGGACCACCCAAACCTTGTGCTGGCAATCAGGGAACTCAGATTCTTGTGAGTGTGAAGATCGGGGAGTGCAATTACAGAACCAGATTATTGATGTTCTGGCACTTTCATCAATCTGTCTTCTCTGGATACAGGTGGAGGATCTTTTCTATAATGTGTCCACAAGgagaaaagctttaaaaagcCCCACTGATGAGTACTCGAggattgtagatgttgtcagTAGGTATGTTGTGGAACAGTTTTGACCAAAACTAAATGTTTATCTGTATTCATTTGTTCACATGTCACTGTGCAGGTATGCCATCCATAACTCAGGAAAGAGTTTTTCTGTCAAAAAGGTGAGCCGTAAGTATTTTGTGAAAAGTTTCTTGAGGTCAAAAGTCTGAAGTAAATCATTTAACACTTTATTAAATGTGTAATGGCAAAATGTGTACTTAAGATCCAATTTTATTATATACTCTTTCCAGCAAGGAGAGACTGTAGCAGATGTGAGGACCTTAGCCAATGCATCTGTGGTGGATAATATCCGAGGAGTTTTCGGCAATGCTGTCAGCAGGTATTAAGCttgtaaagaaaaaatacaactttaaaagttctctgcttttttttttttttaactcttcttGCTTGACTGACCGTGTGGCACGTTCCTAGGGAGCTGATTGAAGTTGCCTGTGAGGATCAGAAGCTCGCCTTCAAGATGAAAGGCTACGTCTCTAATGCAAATTATTCAGTGAAGAAATGCATCCTTATCCTCTTCATTAACCGTACGTATCGCTGGAGAGCCTCCGGGCTGCTGAAGATGAAGAATTATTGTCGCTAAACGGAGATTGTTTAATGTGTTAGATCGTCTGGTGGAGTCGAGCATGTTAAAGAAAGCCATCGAAAACGTTTACGGCGCCTATCTTCCCAAGAACACGCACCCCTTTCTTTACCTCAGGTACTCAGCTTTGTATGCTTTTACTTTGTTGTGCCTTAATTCCGCCCTGTATTAACTGCTATGTTCTCATCACCCCAGTTTACAGATCGCTCCTCAGAATATAGATGTCAATGTCCATCCCACAAAGCACGAGGTCCACTTTTTGCATGAAGACAGTGTCATTGAGAGTGTTCAGAAACACATCGAGAGCAAACTTCTTGGCTCCAATTCATCCCGTACCTACTTCACTCAGGTATTGCAGAACCGCGTGACAATCCATTTAGATGTGTTGTCATCATTGGAGGTGATTAGTTGGATGTTTGTACAGACATTGCTCCCAGGGCTATCGGTCTCAGGTGCCAGTGAAGTTAAGCCTTCCATCGTGGCATTGGAGTCCGCTGAGCGAGTCTACGCGCATCAGATGGTGAGGACGGACTGTCGCGCGCAGAAGCTGGATGCTTTCCTCCAgccaaaagaaaagcagcttccTGAACCAGCCGGGCCAAGCTGCACAGAGGCTGCGGTTGATCCCGCCAAGTCTGACAGAGCTGACTTTGATGAAATGGACACTGCTGATCTGTTAGAGGCTGTTGATGAACAGGGGGGAGAGGTAGTAATGGATGTCAAAGACAGTAGTGCACAAAGGTAAGTCATCCTTGTTTAGGATTGTAGGTCCTGCTATGAAGAGTAGATCTTGTTGATATACCcatttttaatacaaaattGACTTTATTATGCAGTTATGTCTATTTAAAATTATGTTAAATATATTGCCAAACCaccaggaaaataaagaaacatttaaGTTTAgaagttttttaaattttatttaaagaTGTTATGAAAATGTGAATATCTTCAGGTTTATATGTTTGAGTTACGACCAAATCTATGCTGTCTTTTACCGTGAACAGATTTTACTATTGTTCAGCAGCAGATGACTTGGAAGAATCATTTGCTGCATCCTGATGGAAAATGTCATCACTTTGGCCAGTTGCCGTTGAATCTTGTCGATCTCATTGATCGCTGCTGAACATGCACTAGAGCTGCAAAATTAGTTGGATTAATACATGAATATTGGCTCATTTACTGAATGAATTGCCAGTTCAACATTGCAATTCAGAACACCATGTAACTAAGActgcattcattttattttcttaaaatttaattttattgttttatgtcAGAGTTTAAATGCCCAACTAGCAGCATAGTTCAAGCATACTCACTGAACAGGGGTTTTGTAATGAATAGATGAATAGATTCAATGTGTACAGCTAGCACGGGAGAATGTCACACTCATTTGATGTTCAGGTTTAAATGATTTTCTGTTGAGTTTTTTTCAAAGATTTTCATTAAATTCTGGAACTCTTCTGCCCTCGTGTGACTAAAAAGGCTAATGCATGCAGTCAAACTATGGCGTATCCAGCTTTCAGTATGTCTAAGGTTGTCTTTTTTGTGAGACAGAAAACGACCCCGGAATGAGCAGAACAAGGACGAGGATGAGGcgctcacagctgcagccacaccCAAAAGACGAGTTATAAAACTGACCAGTATTAAAGAGCTCAGAGCTGAGATGTGCGAGAACACGCACACAGGTTATTCAAATgcatgcttttttaaaaacaaaattccCCACTGTTGAGCAAAGCACAAGATGCTTTGATATATGAACAGTTTTTTTTCATGCTCATCAACATCTTTTCTCTAGGGCTTCAGGAAATGCTGCAGAACCACTCATTTGTGGGTTGCATCAACCTCCAGTGGGCTCTGATCCAACATCGCACTAAACTGTACCTGCTTAACACCACCAACCTCAGGTCAGAGCAACAAGAGGAAAACTATAGCTCAGTATACTATACTATAGCTCTTTTATTTCCCCTGTGACTCTTTGTGTCCATTGCAGCCAGGAGCTTTTCTACCAAATATTGATCTACGACTTTGGAAACTTTGGCGTTCTGAGACTCTCTGTAAGTGGCACCTCGCGAATAAAATTAAATGTGTGGACTGAAGTTTATGGTGGGTCAACTGTATTCAGGAACCTGCTCCGCTTTATGATCTGGCCATGCTGGCTCTGGACTCCGAAGGCAGTGGCTGGACAGAAGAAGATGGGCCTAAAGAAGGTCTGGCCCAGTATATAGTGGATTTCCtgaagaggaaagcagagatgCTGGGTGACTACTTCTCCGTGGAGGTTGACCAGGTTGGAGTCCATCTGTGGGATCTAAGTAAACCTCCAAAATTATTCTTGAAGTTAACTTtcactgctggtgtgtgtccccCCGCCTCCATTGTTGGTTGTAGGAAGGAAACCTAACAGGATTGCCATTACTGCTTGACAAGTACACCCCCATCATGGAGGGTCTCCCAATGTTTATCCTGCGCCTGGCCACTGAGGTGAAAGCCATTCTGGTCATTTGATGGATAATTTAGATTATTAAAAACTTGCCGAAAACTTATACTCCCTGGTGTTGTGCAGGTGAACTGGGACAATGAAAAGGAGTGCTTCAGAGACTTCAGCAGGGAGTGCAGCATGTTCTACTCCATCAGGAAAGAATTCATCCTGGACGGGGagccaggagaggagcaggtatgcagcagcaacagaccTGTCTGTGTGACCTCTTTAGTGGGACACAGCAGCGAGGTGACCGTTGTGACACACGGTGCTTGTTTTAGGAGACCGAGGTGACCTCATGGCGGTGGAAAGTTGAACACGTCATCTTTAAGGCTTTCCGGATGCTCTTCAGTCCTCCAAAGAAGTTTAGCGAGGACGGAACTGTGTTGCAGATCGCCAACCTCCCTGATCTTTATAAAGTGTTTGAGAGGTGTTGAGCAAATTCTACATTTTTGTACTTGTACATACTTTtacactgtaaataaatagtTTGTATCCAACCGCTCCAGATGTGATATTTTTAAGGGCTCTGTCAAAGAAAATCCTCGGTTAGTCTTTTAAAAAGTGCCAAGATGTCACATGGTTTTAGAAGCGGAACGTTCAAGACACATGCCAGGAAAAACTAGATCATAATTCCAAAACTCTGCATAAAATGTGCCAAGACACATTAAACTTCGTCAATGTTTCCAAATACTTTTGCGCAAAATCTGAACCACCTGTATCAACCTGAGTATTAGTTCCACATCCAGGACTGCTGTGCTTCTACAGCCATCTACACCATTTGACCGAGGCCAATCAGAGGTGACACAACACAATTGTATACGCTGATGtaatttacacatttattttcaagaaatcttaaatatttgaaaaatgtcAATGAAACTGCAGCAGACAATTTGTTCTACATATTTTCAAATAACTgactgcactttttttttcctttttaaatacaTCATTCTGTACCTTTTAAAACCATTACTGTTTCACTGAGCAGTGCAAACCCCTCCAGTCTCCAAGTGTGAAAAGGCACTTCACTGTGTGTGGAGGGGAAGGTGTGGGTCCAGAGCAGccgtgggagggtggggggtggggactGGTTTAAAAGCAACATTATATTCATTCATGCAActtatcaaaaaaaaaaaaaagtacagccAAGCACCCAGCCAGAGAGAACCTTGAGGATAACATGATGTAGTACAAAGCTCTGAAAATAAAGTAGGGATGAGAAGTTTCCTCAGATGTCTCTTTTACATTTGGATTATTACGAGTCATTCCTCCCAAAACACCGGTGGACTAGAAGAAACCCAAAACTtccaaaactttaaaaaaaaacaaaggctgTCGAGCCTTTTGCCTGTGCTACAAGTTGGTTAGCTACAAAATCAAAGTGTTACAGCTAGAAATGGAACTGTGCTCCAGATATAATGTGGCAgtcagaggtctgaggtgtgtgtttaaggGCTTCCTTGGTGACGCTGCCCGGCCTCACTGCTGTGACAGAAGGGCGTTCCTGTTGGCCTTCATCTTCTCAAGACGCTTTACTAGATGGTTGTTGgtcatctccatctcctctatcttatCTAGAGCTGTGCGCAACTGCATAGAGAAGAACAGGAATATTTAACCTCATGATACAGTTGTAGTGGGAAGAATTTATCAATAAATTCCTCTGGAATTTCTGATCTGGTGGGCTTTTAATGAAGATGTGACTCGTTGCAGTAATGGTGTGTTGTTTTAAAGTAAGTAGTGCAATCAAAAGCATTTATGTCTGTGTTTACCTGTAATTTCACAACATTGCGGCTGCATTGTCTTTACCTCTCTTTGAAGtttcctcttttctgctttGAGTTCATCTTCTATCTTCTCTGAGTTGTCTGCGGATGCTTTGTATCTAGAGACTTGACCTTCAAGTCTGTTAAtctggaaaacacagcagtgaGAGCTGTTGCCACGCAAACATGCAAAGAACAcctgattttattatttatctaaGAACTTTTGACTTACATTTTGTTCCATTGTACCTATTTCCTGTTCTGCCTTCGACAGCTTGAATTTATATTCGCTAATTTGCCTGTTGGCATCTCCTGTGCATAGAGACAGACACTTGTGAGTTTGAAAAAGTAAACTTAAATTGCTGGTAAACACAACAGCCACTCACTCTGCATCTCAATAAAGTGAAGATCTGTTCCATTTTCCATCCTCTCGCCATCTGTGTACAAACTGTCCATCTTTGAGTGTttctgccgctcctcctccagctgatttTTCAACTTCCTTATCTGAGCCAACAGTTCGTCTTTCTCCTCTGCCAATTTCCTTAGCCTGACATCTATGTAAGCAGAGGCAAAATGTGTTAAACTGGTGACGTTAACTGTCGGGGAAGGCTCCTTTTTCTGCTGTGGTTCACAGCACACATTTTGCTTGTGTAAATACTCAGCTTCTTTGCTCAGTTTGTCCAAATCTATTAATTAGCACTGAGTAAACCTCTTCAGTTCTTTGTCCACTCACCTAGCGGGCCTTCCCCTACAGACTCCAGCAGCTGGGCGGCCTCTTGGGAGACCACAGTGATCCCTGAGGACGGAGGCTCGTGATTGACGTCTCCATTTGGTGTTCCGTCTGGGATGATAACCAGTCCATGTTTCTGCaagaaagattaaaaagaaaccCACTATTGGTTACAATTAACCAGATAAGATCCGGATGTGACTGGAAATAGCTATAccacaacaaacaaaaatgaggGATTTTGTGATTTCCTTAGTACAGAAATGTCCTAGATACACTAAATAGTACTGAAAGGCTAAACCAAGATAGAATCATTTACAGAAGTTTGGGTAAGATgtgtagcagcacagcagcaggtttATATTAATGTAGACCCAGCTGGCCAATTTTCAAGCAGAAAACTGAATGCCATTGTATTGAAACATTTGATCCCTCTAAAGGTCAGTCGTAACAAAGACCTACCTCAGCACTTTTGGCTTTCCCCTTGATGTCAGCAAGCTCATCTCTGAGCTCATCTCTTTCCTTCCTAATGCAATCAAAGTactctttctgcctctctaAGGCCTGGCCACAAACATGAGCAAAGACAGGAGAGGGCAGAAGAGGTAGAGGAAAAGTTGGAGAGTCTCAGAATACagaacacacatgcaacacacatGCAGTGGGCATGtgtcaaacaacagaaacacacagtcCACAAACAGGAGAATGTGGCATCATGCTCACGCTGGGAAAAGTTAGGAGgtgtagtaaaaaaaaaacactgatgaCATTTGGCCTGTAAGGAACGTAAAGGTCTCAAATAGCTGGAGCCATGCATGTCATGCTGCAATATCCAGCTCTCTAACTGTTGCACTGACACcttattttcagtttttatttccCGTACTGGTCACCATGCCAATGTGCTTGTATtgttagcaaaaaataaaacagttataTCAACATGCCAAATTCCAAACTGGGAATGTGGATTGTTCCAGGAGCCTCATTAATAAATGTACAAAAAGAAGGTAAATTTACTCCCACAATAGAAATAATATATAACAAGGTAATTTCAAACAACCCCAGTGATTGGAAACCAGAGTGTTGGATGTAAAATCAATAGCAGTGtgtaaaatgaatattttaccaCATGTAAACCAACACTCCTTTGTCTAAGGAGTCAAACCTGGAGCTGAATAGTGACCCATTCTTACAGTAGAACCTCCCAGTGTTGTTCTGTGGCAATACAGAGCAACACCACATCAACAATGACTGCATCATTTGAATGCCGTTGGAAGACAAGGGTTCTTGTATCTAAGGTTTGTGCTGAAAGAACTCAGTGCAGAATTAAACGTATGATCTCGAccgtttctgttcatttatcattttttccTCAATAGTTGTGTCAACTGTATAAGAGGCAGCTATTTTGGCTGCTATTTGTGAGTGTAAGAGTTGCACATGCATGGCTATAAATCAGCTTACTTTGGTTTGTATGCACTTTAGACcctttgtgttttgtctgtatGCCAACATTGTCACATTTCCTGCGCACACTTTTAGAAATGAGGCCCCAAGTATCTGCTAGTATCTACAGGTCTCCAACATGCAGCGACAGAATGAGACAGGTGCACAGATCTCAGGTCTGTGCATCTACTGCCTCATCTGCTGTCAGAGCATCCATGTGGGACCTCCTACCCCAATCTTTTTGTCCTTCCAGTTTATGGTTTCCTGGAGGTCAAACGCCTCTCTGGTGAAAGCGTCTAACTTAGTCTGCATTCGCTGGTTCTCCTGGAGGGTTGTGGAGGGGTGCAATGCCAAGATGACACCAAAGataacaggaacaggaaaagaGTGAATGGAAGAAAGactgaagaaataaaaatgcacacacatacatacagatACAACACTGAAGAAACTGGAGAAACAGAGTGAGATGATACTGAACAGAGGTGCTGTTCTTGCTGAGAAAGAAATGATGGTACAGAAGTAAAGGCCAGTGGAGATCAGTTTTAGAGGATactcacacaggcagacaggcctTCCAGGCACTGCTAGATTTAACCATCTACTACGCTTAATATAGGTTCTCCAGCGAGGGTGAGTTTACCTCTATGAGCTCATCTCTCTGACGGATTCCTTCTTTCAGTTCTTCTTGTTTATGCTGCAggactgtgcatgtgtgcttcTGCCGTTCAAGTTCCTGAAGCCGCAGAGAGAACAGTTTAGCTACAACTGTCCAGCACAAAGTGATTTAAGGCATCTGGACACCGTAGAGAAACAATTTCATGCTCTTAAGACTCTGAATGATGACGACAGGCAAAATAACACTTACTGGAAGAAGACAAATTGAGTTACACATTTGCACAGACTTATACAGACACATCCTTTTTGTATTTACATAGACCTCACCTTTGACTTTTCTTCCAGCTCCCTCTTCATCTCAGCCATctgttcctccatctcctctatGACGTCCTTTAGCGTGTCGACTTGATAGATGAGGTTGGCTTTGTCGTTGTCCAACTGTGCATTCGATACCATCGCTTTCTTATActtttcctccacctctgcaagTGACTCCTGATGAGTCAAGGA
It includes:
- the mlh1 gene encoding DNA mismatch repair protein Mlh1 isoform X1; the encoded protein is MAGVIRRLDETVVNRIAAGEVIQRPANAVKELIENCLDAKSTNIQVTVKDGGLKVLQIQDNGTGIRREDMEIICERFTTSKLQTFEDLSAIATYGFRGEALASISHVAHVTITTKTADAKCAYRASYTDGKLKGPPKPCAGNQGTQILVEDLFYNVSTRRKALKSPTDEYSRIVDVVSRYAIHNSGKSFSVKKQGETVADVRTLANASVVDNIRGVFGNAVSRELIEVACEDQKLAFKMKGYVSNANYSVKKCILILFINHRLVESSMLKKAIENVYGAYLPKNTHPFLYLSLQIAPQNIDVNVHPTKHEVHFLHEDSVIESVQKHIESKLLGSNSSRTYFTQTLLPGLSVSGASEVKPSIVALESAERVYAHQMVRTDCRAQKLDAFLQPKEKQLPEPAGPSCTEAAVDPAKSDRADFDEMDTADLLEAVDEQGGEVVMDVKDSSAQRKRPRNEQNKDEDEALTAAATPKRRVIKLTSIKELRAEMCENTHTGLQEMLQNHSFVGCINLQWALIQHRTKLYLLNTTNLSQELFYQILIYDFGNFGVLRLSEPAPLYDLAMLALDSEGSGWTEEDGPKEGLAQYIVDFLKRKAEMLGDYFSVEVDQEGNLTGLPLLLDKYTPIMEGLPMFILRLATEVNWDNEKECFRDFSRECSMFYSIRKEFILDGEPGEEQETEVTSWRWKVEHVIFKAFRMLFSPPKKFSEDGTVLQIANLPDLYKVFERC
- the mlh1 gene encoding DNA mismatch repair protein Mlh1 isoform X2: MEIICERFTTSKLQTFEDLSAIATYGFRGEALASISHVAHVTITTKTADAKCAYRASYTDGKLKGPPKPCAGNQGTQILVEDLFYNVSTRRKALKSPTDEYSRIVDVVSRYAIHNSGKSFSVKKQGETVADVRTLANASVVDNIRGVFGNAVSRELIEVACEDQKLAFKMKGYVSNANYSVKKCILILFINHRLVESSMLKKAIENVYGAYLPKNTHPFLYLSLQIAPQNIDVNVHPTKHEVHFLHEDSVIESVQKHIESKLLGSNSSRTYFTQTLLPGLSVSGASEVKPSIVALESAERVYAHQMVRTDCRAQKLDAFLQPKEKQLPEPAGPSCTEAAVDPAKSDRADFDEMDTADLLEAVDEQGGEVVMDVKDSSAQRKRPRNEQNKDEDEALTAAATPKRRVIKLTSIKELRAEMCENTHTGLQEMLQNHSFVGCINLQWALIQHRTKLYLLNTTNLSQELFYQILIYDFGNFGVLRLSEPAPLYDLAMLALDSEGSGWTEEDGPKEGLAQYIVDFLKRKAEMLGDYFSVEVDQEGNLTGLPLLLDKYTPIMEGLPMFILRLATEVNWDNEKECFRDFSRECSMFYSIRKEFILDGEPGEEQETEVTSWRWKVEHVIFKAFRMLFSPPKKFSEDGTVLQIANLPDLYKVFERC
- the mlh1 gene encoding DNA mismatch repair protein Mlh1 isoform X3; translated protein: MDLEERASYTDGKLKGPPKPCAGNQGTQILVEDLFYNVSTRRKALKSPTDEYSRIVDVVSRYAIHNSGKSFSVKKQGETVADVRTLANASVVDNIRGVFGNAVSRELIEVACEDQKLAFKMKGYVSNANYSVKKCILILFINHRLVESSMLKKAIENVYGAYLPKNTHPFLYLSLQIAPQNIDVNVHPTKHEVHFLHEDSVIESVQKHIESKLLGSNSSRTYFTQTLLPGLSVSGASEVKPSIVALESAERVYAHQMVRTDCRAQKLDAFLQPKEKQLPEPAGPSCTEAAVDPAKSDRADFDEMDTADLLEAVDEQGGEVVMDVKDSSAQRKRPRNEQNKDEDEALTAAATPKRRVIKLTSIKELRAEMCENTHTGLQEMLQNHSFVGCINLQWALIQHRTKLYLLNTTNLSQELFYQILIYDFGNFGVLRLSEPAPLYDLAMLALDSEGSGWTEEDGPKEGLAQYIVDFLKRKAEMLGDYFSVEVDQEGNLTGLPLLLDKYTPIMEGLPMFILRLATEVNWDNEKECFRDFSRECSMFYSIRKEFILDGEPGEEQETEVTSWRWKVEHVIFKAFRMLFSPPKKFSEDGTVLQIANLPDLYKVFERC